The Temnothorax longispinosus isolate EJ_2023e chromosome 7, Tlon_JGU_v1, whole genome shotgun sequence genome contains a region encoding:
- the LOC139816335 gene encoding tRNA (34-2'-O)-methyltransferase regulator WDR6-like isoform X1 has translation MMSLLLRTDVLAIRCVGNHVLVGMGSMLYLYKDGKFERKLDCLYPSNIHGIVIGVNNELAVFGAKSICVCNIVEIGDDVSISKQSTHQFNDWIIAVKWISFKEQMQLAILFAHNYLSIYDVLNKTSQIIRCEETCILYGGSVSGTCQENLIIFSGTVFQEILIWKIDNRPCDTNKSMPVLHRLTGHKGVIFSVICDPYSRFICSTSDDRSVRFWRVTEHENSRSNNVNWQTVKIVPIKTMFVHTARVWKALIRSEVVLTIGEDSLVCTWSLSGDLLNKTYYKAPIWSIDVSEDYTTVYVGGGDGSVYMQPLENYKSPETISLSSNDTHNFPKYISYLHDGAIVVFTELGTLLHYNKEMMHKNTIDLTKDRYYIMQVSPDRKLVALASRDGYIVIYEDSFGTLLQRMESKIMNSQIFSLQWLSNNKLIACGANGLLKLSRFIKNDKYDNKVIAECILPPSRERWLTAASIIYTPTSMLICGDRAGNIYVYKLEYKSFHSDAVIEKPIQTFNKIHGKMGVQSFCIFREKLITSGRDGMLRFYQIRADDTKPLLMLHKQKMPMDWISGMLKVNRDKLNEIQKDEIFFIFGFRQVEFIIYDLLNENVVVRISCGGGHRSWDCIISHTKASFAYIKDKQVHVHDLSYSLFPSCPILQNGFHTKEIRCLRYVRWCNGNFFISGGEDCTLRISDVSEYELKRNAFKNVGIFNGHLSGIKCISVIQLYESTFRYVVFSGGGRAQLKIWGINVAEGSIYHHQDHGREINVSCSDVNSHMLYGQNQFSKKPWQEAKQSCIAEPETRYMDIYAYYCLFERNHVLVFIACADGYLRLLVYDIVSNNIYLKVSTKYIDRCILKMHVLSHESKVIVLTMSTDGKLRFFDFTDVVSKIYEEANSGNQNIINFNDIPFAEFSLHQSGINCFHLKHMHEDEYLLITGGDDNLLSVVYFQICISESNKLSTKILSKWSTASAHSAQIVGVRFKDEKIYSVGIDQLFITHKYVYSNGVICVDILNQVFTSVTDVQGMELYSETDGDHVCIYGRGFEILSV, from the exons ATGATGTCGTTATTATTACGCACGGACGTTCTCGCGATTCGATGCGTAGGAAATCACGTGCTTGTAG GTATGGGATCCATGCTCTATTTATACAAGGATGGCAAATTTGAGCGTAAATTGGATTGTCTGTATCCGAGTAATATACATGGGATTGTAATAGGGGTAAATAATGAATTGGCTGTATTTGGCGCCAAGTCTATATGTGTCTGCAATATTGTCGAAATAGGGGACGATGTaag CATTAGTAAACAAAGTACTCACCAATTCAATGATTGGATAATTGCCGTAAAGTGGATATCGTTTAAGGAACAAATGCAATTGGCAATTTTATTCGCTCATAATTATCTATCCATATATGACgtacttaataaaacttctcAAATTATACGTTGTGAAGAAACGTGCATACT ctaTGGCGGTTCTGTATCAGGAACTTGTCAAGagaatttaatcatttttagtGGAACGgtgtttcaagaaattttaatatggaAAATAGACAATAGACCTTGTGACACGAATAAAAGTATGCCAGTTTTGCATCGTTTAACAGGACATAAG GGTGTTATTTTCTCTGTCATTTGTGATCCGTACTCGCGATTTATTTGTTCCACGTCAGACGACAGAAGTGTCAGATTCTGGAGAGTAACGGAACATGAAAATTCCAGGAGCAATAACGTAAATTGGCAGACAGTAAAGATAGTACCGATAAAAACAATGTTCGTACATACGGCAAGAGTTTGGAAAGCTTTAATTAGAAGTGAAGTTGTTTTGACGATAGGAGAA GATTCACTTGTATGCACATGGTCGCTCTCGGGTGATTTACTTAATAAAACCTACTACAAAGCACCTATATGGAGCATTGATGTATCTGAAGACTATACAACGGTATATGTGGGCGGAGGTGATGGATCTGTATACATGCAACCTTTAGAAAACTACAAAAGCCCAGAGACAATTTCTCTATCTAGCAATGATACACATAACTTTCCGaaatatatttcctatttGCATGATGGCGCAATTGTGGTCTTTACTGAATTAGGAACACTACTACATTACAACAAAGAAATGATGCATAAAAATACTATAGACTTGACGAAAGATCGCTATTATATTATGCAAGTTTCTCCAGATCGCAAATTGGTTGCCCTTGCATCTAGAGATGGATACATAGTAATATATGAAG actCCTTTGGGACTTTACTGCAGCGTATGGAAAGCAAAATAATGAATTCACAAATCTTTTCTTTGCAATGGTTgagcaataataaattgatagcATGTGGAGCAAATGGTCTTCTGAAATTATCTCGGTTTATAAAGAATG ataaatatgataataaagtaatagCAGAATGCATATTACCACCCAGTAGAGAACGTTGGTTGACTGCAGCATCTATAATCTATACTCCTACATCGATGTTAATATGTGGAGACAGAGctggaaatatttatgtatacaagctggaatataaaagttttcatTCTGATGCAGTTATTGAAAAACCTAttcaaacatttaataaaattcatggTAAAATGGGAGTCCAgtcattttgtatatttcgagaaaaattaataacatctGGACGCGATGGGATGTTGAGATTTTATCAAATACGTGCAGATGACACAAAGCCTTTATTGATGCTgcataaacaaaaaatgcCAATGGACTGGATTAGTGGCATGTTAAAAGTGAATAGAGacaaattaaatgaaatacaaaaggacgagattttttttatatttggtTTTAGACAG gtggaatttataatatacgattTGTTGAATGAAAACGTAGTCGTCAGAATTTCTTGTGGTGGCGGTCATAGATCGTGGGACTGTATAATATCGCATACGAAAGCAAGTTTTGCTTACATAAAAGATAAACAAGTTCATGTACATGATTTATCTTATTCTCTGTTTCCTTCATGTCCTATTTTACAG AATGGTTTTCACACAAAAGAGATACGTTGCTTGCGATATGTACGATGGTGCAATGGTAACTTTTTCATATCCGGTGGTGAAGACTGCACTCTTCGTATCAGCGATGTTTCTGAATACGAACTTAAGCGGAATGCTTTCAAAAATGTGGGAATTTTCAATGGTCATCTGTCGGGCATAAAATGCATAAGCGTTATTCAGCTGTACGAATCTACGTTTCGATATGTAGTCTTTTCTGGTGGAGGGAGAGCACAGTTGAAGATTTGGGGAATAAACGTCGCAGAAGGATCAATATATCATCATCAAGATCATGGAAGAGAAATAAACGTATCGTGTTCCGATGTAAATTCTCATATGCTGTATGgacaaaatcaattttctaaaaaaccATGGCAGGAAGCTAAGCAATCCTGTATCGCAGAACCAGAAACACGTTATATGGATATTTATGCTTATTACTGTCTCTTTGAGAGAAATCACGTGTTAGTCTTTATAGCTTGTGCAGATGGATATTTAAG ACTACTTGTATATGATATTGTttctaacaatatttatttgaaagtatCTACTAAATACATAGATCGTTGCATTTTGAAAATGCATGTATTGTCACACGAATCCAAAGTAATTGTGTTAACCATGAGCACGGACGGAAAGTTACGTTTTTTCGATTTTACCGACGTGGTCTCGAAAATATATGAGGAGGCAAATTCTGGAAACCAGAACATTATAAACTTCAACGATATTCCTTTCGCAGAATTTAGCCTGCATCAGTCGGGaattaattgttttcatttaaagcacatgcatgaaGATGAATATCTCTTGATTACGGGTGGCGACGACAATCTTCTCAGTGTCGTCTATTTTCAAATTTGCATATCCGAAAGTAATAAATTGTcgactaaaatattatctaaatgGAGCACAGCGTCCGCGCATTCCGCACAAATCGTTG GTGTGAGATTTAAAgatgagaaaatatatagcGTGGGAATAGACCAACTATTTATTACCCACAAATACGTGTATTCCAATGGAGTCATATGTGTAGATATCTTAAATCAAGTATTTACGTCTGTTACGGATGTGCAAGGCATGGAGTTGTATTCTGAGAC GGACGGTGATCATGTTTGTATATATGGACGAGGATTTGAAATACTGTCCGTTTGA
- the LOC139816335 gene encoding tRNA (34-2'-O)-methyltransferase regulator WDR6-like isoform X2: MRRKSRACMGSMLYLYKDGKFERKLDCLYPSNIHGIVIGVNNELAVFGAKSICVCNIVEIGDDVSISKQSTHQFNDWIIAVKWISFKEQMQLAILFAHNYLSIYDVLNKTSQIIRCEETCILYGGSVSGTCQENLIIFSGTVFQEILIWKIDNRPCDTNKSMPVLHRLTGHKGVIFSVICDPYSRFICSTSDDRSVRFWRVTEHENSRSNNVNWQTVKIVPIKTMFVHTARVWKALIRSEVVLTIGEDSLVCTWSLSGDLLNKTYYKAPIWSIDVSEDYTTVYVGGGDGSVYMQPLENYKSPETISLSSNDTHNFPKYISYLHDGAIVVFTELGTLLHYNKEMMHKNTIDLTKDRYYIMQVSPDRKLVALASRDGYIVIYEDSFGTLLQRMESKIMNSQIFSLQWLSNNKLIACGANGLLKLSRFIKNDKYDNKVIAECILPPSRERWLTAASIIYTPTSMLICGDRAGNIYVYKLEYKSFHSDAVIEKPIQTFNKIHGKMGVQSFCIFREKLITSGRDGMLRFYQIRADDTKPLLMLHKQKMPMDWISGMLKVNRDKLNEIQKDEIFFIFGFRQVEFIIYDLLNENVVVRISCGGGHRSWDCIISHTKASFAYIKDKQVHVHDLSYSLFPSCPILQNGFHTKEIRCLRYVRWCNGNFFISGGEDCTLRISDVSEYELKRNAFKNVGIFNGHLSGIKCISVIQLYESTFRYVVFSGGGRAQLKIWGINVAEGSIYHHQDHGREINVSCSDVNSHMLYGQNQFSKKPWQEAKQSCIAEPETRYMDIYAYYCLFERNHVLVFIACADGYLRLLVYDIVSNNIYLKVSTKYIDRCILKMHVLSHESKVIVLTMSTDGKLRFFDFTDVVSKIYEEANSGNQNIINFNDIPFAEFSLHQSGINCFHLKHMHEDEYLLITGGDDNLLSVVYFQICISESNKLSTKILSKWSTASAHSAQIVGVRFKDEKIYSVGIDQLFITHKYVYSNGVICVDILNQVFTSVTDVQGMELYSETDGDHVCIYGRGFEILSV, encoded by the exons ATGCGTAGGAAATCACGTGCTT GTATGGGATCCATGCTCTATTTATACAAGGATGGCAAATTTGAGCGTAAATTGGATTGTCTGTATCCGAGTAATATACATGGGATTGTAATAGGGGTAAATAATGAATTGGCTGTATTTGGCGCCAAGTCTATATGTGTCTGCAATATTGTCGAAATAGGGGACGATGTaag CATTAGTAAACAAAGTACTCACCAATTCAATGATTGGATAATTGCCGTAAAGTGGATATCGTTTAAGGAACAAATGCAATTGGCAATTTTATTCGCTCATAATTATCTATCCATATATGACgtacttaataaaacttctcAAATTATACGTTGTGAAGAAACGTGCATACT ctaTGGCGGTTCTGTATCAGGAACTTGTCAAGagaatttaatcatttttagtGGAACGgtgtttcaagaaattttaatatggaAAATAGACAATAGACCTTGTGACACGAATAAAAGTATGCCAGTTTTGCATCGTTTAACAGGACATAAG GGTGTTATTTTCTCTGTCATTTGTGATCCGTACTCGCGATTTATTTGTTCCACGTCAGACGACAGAAGTGTCAGATTCTGGAGAGTAACGGAACATGAAAATTCCAGGAGCAATAACGTAAATTGGCAGACAGTAAAGATAGTACCGATAAAAACAATGTTCGTACATACGGCAAGAGTTTGGAAAGCTTTAATTAGAAGTGAAGTTGTTTTGACGATAGGAGAA GATTCACTTGTATGCACATGGTCGCTCTCGGGTGATTTACTTAATAAAACCTACTACAAAGCACCTATATGGAGCATTGATGTATCTGAAGACTATACAACGGTATATGTGGGCGGAGGTGATGGATCTGTATACATGCAACCTTTAGAAAACTACAAAAGCCCAGAGACAATTTCTCTATCTAGCAATGATACACATAACTTTCCGaaatatatttcctatttGCATGATGGCGCAATTGTGGTCTTTACTGAATTAGGAACACTACTACATTACAACAAAGAAATGATGCATAAAAATACTATAGACTTGACGAAAGATCGCTATTATATTATGCAAGTTTCTCCAGATCGCAAATTGGTTGCCCTTGCATCTAGAGATGGATACATAGTAATATATGAAG actCCTTTGGGACTTTACTGCAGCGTATGGAAAGCAAAATAATGAATTCACAAATCTTTTCTTTGCAATGGTTgagcaataataaattgatagcATGTGGAGCAAATGGTCTTCTGAAATTATCTCGGTTTATAAAGAATG ataaatatgataataaagtaatagCAGAATGCATATTACCACCCAGTAGAGAACGTTGGTTGACTGCAGCATCTATAATCTATACTCCTACATCGATGTTAATATGTGGAGACAGAGctggaaatatttatgtatacaagctggaatataaaagttttcatTCTGATGCAGTTATTGAAAAACCTAttcaaacatttaataaaattcatggTAAAATGGGAGTCCAgtcattttgtatatttcgagaaaaattaataacatctGGACGCGATGGGATGTTGAGATTTTATCAAATACGTGCAGATGACACAAAGCCTTTATTGATGCTgcataaacaaaaaatgcCAATGGACTGGATTAGTGGCATGTTAAAAGTGAATAGAGacaaattaaatgaaatacaaaaggacgagattttttttatatttggtTTTAGACAG gtggaatttataatatacgattTGTTGAATGAAAACGTAGTCGTCAGAATTTCTTGTGGTGGCGGTCATAGATCGTGGGACTGTATAATATCGCATACGAAAGCAAGTTTTGCTTACATAAAAGATAAACAAGTTCATGTACATGATTTATCTTATTCTCTGTTTCCTTCATGTCCTATTTTACAG AATGGTTTTCACACAAAAGAGATACGTTGCTTGCGATATGTACGATGGTGCAATGGTAACTTTTTCATATCCGGTGGTGAAGACTGCACTCTTCGTATCAGCGATGTTTCTGAATACGAACTTAAGCGGAATGCTTTCAAAAATGTGGGAATTTTCAATGGTCATCTGTCGGGCATAAAATGCATAAGCGTTATTCAGCTGTACGAATCTACGTTTCGATATGTAGTCTTTTCTGGTGGAGGGAGAGCACAGTTGAAGATTTGGGGAATAAACGTCGCAGAAGGATCAATATATCATCATCAAGATCATGGAAGAGAAATAAACGTATCGTGTTCCGATGTAAATTCTCATATGCTGTATGgacaaaatcaattttctaaaaaaccATGGCAGGAAGCTAAGCAATCCTGTATCGCAGAACCAGAAACACGTTATATGGATATTTATGCTTATTACTGTCTCTTTGAGAGAAATCACGTGTTAGTCTTTATAGCTTGTGCAGATGGATATTTAAG ACTACTTGTATATGATATTGTttctaacaatatttatttgaaagtatCTACTAAATACATAGATCGTTGCATTTTGAAAATGCATGTATTGTCACACGAATCCAAAGTAATTGTGTTAACCATGAGCACGGACGGAAAGTTACGTTTTTTCGATTTTACCGACGTGGTCTCGAAAATATATGAGGAGGCAAATTCTGGAAACCAGAACATTATAAACTTCAACGATATTCCTTTCGCAGAATTTAGCCTGCATCAGTCGGGaattaattgttttcatttaaagcacatgcatgaaGATGAATATCTCTTGATTACGGGTGGCGACGACAATCTTCTCAGTGTCGTCTATTTTCAAATTTGCATATCCGAAAGTAATAAATTGTcgactaaaatattatctaaatgGAGCACAGCGTCCGCGCATTCCGCACAAATCGTTG GTGTGAGATTTAAAgatgagaaaatatatagcGTGGGAATAGACCAACTATTTATTACCCACAAATACGTGTATTCCAATGGAGTCATATGTGTAGATATCTTAAATCAAGTATTTACGTCTGTTACGGATGTGCAAGGCATGGAGTTGTATTCTGAGAC GGACGGTGATCATGTTTGTATATATGGACGAGGATTTGAAATACTGTCCGTTTGA
- the LOC139816335 gene encoding tRNA (34-2'-O)-methyltransferase regulator WDR6-like isoform X3 produces MQLAILFAHNYLSIYDVLNKTSQIIRCEETCILYGGSVSGTCQENLIIFSGTVFQEILIWKIDNRPCDTNKSMPVLHRLTGHKGVIFSVICDPYSRFICSTSDDRSVRFWRVTEHENSRSNNVNWQTVKIVPIKTMFVHTARVWKALIRSEVVLTIGEDSLVCTWSLSGDLLNKTYYKAPIWSIDVSEDYTTVYVGGGDGSVYMQPLENYKSPETISLSSNDTHNFPKYISYLHDGAIVVFTELGTLLHYNKEMMHKNTIDLTKDRYYIMQVSPDRKLVALASRDGYIVIYEDSFGTLLQRMESKIMNSQIFSLQWLSNNKLIACGANGLLKLSRFIKNDKYDNKVIAECILPPSRERWLTAASIIYTPTSMLICGDRAGNIYVYKLEYKSFHSDAVIEKPIQTFNKIHGKMGVQSFCIFREKLITSGRDGMLRFYQIRADDTKPLLMLHKQKMPMDWISGMLKVNRDKLNEIQKDEIFFIFGFRQVEFIIYDLLNENVVVRISCGGGHRSWDCIISHTKASFAYIKDKQVHVHDLSYSLFPSCPILQNGFHTKEIRCLRYVRWCNGNFFISGGEDCTLRISDVSEYELKRNAFKNVGIFNGHLSGIKCISVIQLYESTFRYVVFSGGGRAQLKIWGINVAEGSIYHHQDHGREINVSCSDVNSHMLYGQNQFSKKPWQEAKQSCIAEPETRYMDIYAYYCLFERNHVLVFIACADGYLRLLVYDIVSNNIYLKVSTKYIDRCILKMHVLSHESKVIVLTMSTDGKLRFFDFTDVVSKIYEEANSGNQNIINFNDIPFAEFSLHQSGINCFHLKHMHEDEYLLITGGDDNLLSVVYFQICISESNKLSTKILSKWSTASAHSAQIVGVRFKDEKIYSVGIDQLFITHKYVYSNGVICVDILNQVFTSVTDVQGMELYSETDGDHVCIYGRGFEILSV; encoded by the exons ATGCAATTGGCAATTTTATTCGCTCATAATTATCTATCCATATATGACgtacttaataaaacttctcAAATTATACGTTGTGAAGAAACGTGCATACT ctaTGGCGGTTCTGTATCAGGAACTTGTCAAGagaatttaatcatttttagtGGAACGgtgtttcaagaaattttaatatggaAAATAGACAATAGACCTTGTGACACGAATAAAAGTATGCCAGTTTTGCATCGTTTAACAGGACATAAG GGTGTTATTTTCTCTGTCATTTGTGATCCGTACTCGCGATTTATTTGTTCCACGTCAGACGACAGAAGTGTCAGATTCTGGAGAGTAACGGAACATGAAAATTCCAGGAGCAATAACGTAAATTGGCAGACAGTAAAGATAGTACCGATAAAAACAATGTTCGTACATACGGCAAGAGTTTGGAAAGCTTTAATTAGAAGTGAAGTTGTTTTGACGATAGGAGAA GATTCACTTGTATGCACATGGTCGCTCTCGGGTGATTTACTTAATAAAACCTACTACAAAGCACCTATATGGAGCATTGATGTATCTGAAGACTATACAACGGTATATGTGGGCGGAGGTGATGGATCTGTATACATGCAACCTTTAGAAAACTACAAAAGCCCAGAGACAATTTCTCTATCTAGCAATGATACACATAACTTTCCGaaatatatttcctatttGCATGATGGCGCAATTGTGGTCTTTACTGAATTAGGAACACTACTACATTACAACAAAGAAATGATGCATAAAAATACTATAGACTTGACGAAAGATCGCTATTATATTATGCAAGTTTCTCCAGATCGCAAATTGGTTGCCCTTGCATCTAGAGATGGATACATAGTAATATATGAAG actCCTTTGGGACTTTACTGCAGCGTATGGAAAGCAAAATAATGAATTCACAAATCTTTTCTTTGCAATGGTTgagcaataataaattgatagcATGTGGAGCAAATGGTCTTCTGAAATTATCTCGGTTTATAAAGAATG ataaatatgataataaagtaatagCAGAATGCATATTACCACCCAGTAGAGAACGTTGGTTGACTGCAGCATCTATAATCTATACTCCTACATCGATGTTAATATGTGGAGACAGAGctggaaatatttatgtatacaagctggaatataaaagttttcatTCTGATGCAGTTATTGAAAAACCTAttcaaacatttaataaaattcatggTAAAATGGGAGTCCAgtcattttgtatatttcgagaaaaattaataacatctGGACGCGATGGGATGTTGAGATTTTATCAAATACGTGCAGATGACACAAAGCCTTTATTGATGCTgcataaacaaaaaatgcCAATGGACTGGATTAGTGGCATGTTAAAAGTGAATAGAGacaaattaaatgaaatacaaaaggacgagattttttttatatttggtTTTAGACAG gtggaatttataatatacgattTGTTGAATGAAAACGTAGTCGTCAGAATTTCTTGTGGTGGCGGTCATAGATCGTGGGACTGTATAATATCGCATACGAAAGCAAGTTTTGCTTACATAAAAGATAAACAAGTTCATGTACATGATTTATCTTATTCTCTGTTTCCTTCATGTCCTATTTTACAG AATGGTTTTCACACAAAAGAGATACGTTGCTTGCGATATGTACGATGGTGCAATGGTAACTTTTTCATATCCGGTGGTGAAGACTGCACTCTTCGTATCAGCGATGTTTCTGAATACGAACTTAAGCGGAATGCTTTCAAAAATGTGGGAATTTTCAATGGTCATCTGTCGGGCATAAAATGCATAAGCGTTATTCAGCTGTACGAATCTACGTTTCGATATGTAGTCTTTTCTGGTGGAGGGAGAGCACAGTTGAAGATTTGGGGAATAAACGTCGCAGAAGGATCAATATATCATCATCAAGATCATGGAAGAGAAATAAACGTATCGTGTTCCGATGTAAATTCTCATATGCTGTATGgacaaaatcaattttctaaaaaaccATGGCAGGAAGCTAAGCAATCCTGTATCGCAGAACCAGAAACACGTTATATGGATATTTATGCTTATTACTGTCTCTTTGAGAGAAATCACGTGTTAGTCTTTATAGCTTGTGCAGATGGATATTTAAG ACTACTTGTATATGATATTGTttctaacaatatttatttgaaagtatCTACTAAATACATAGATCGTTGCATTTTGAAAATGCATGTATTGTCACACGAATCCAAAGTAATTGTGTTAACCATGAGCACGGACGGAAAGTTACGTTTTTTCGATTTTACCGACGTGGTCTCGAAAATATATGAGGAGGCAAATTCTGGAAACCAGAACATTATAAACTTCAACGATATTCCTTTCGCAGAATTTAGCCTGCATCAGTCGGGaattaattgttttcatttaaagcacatgcatgaaGATGAATATCTCTTGATTACGGGTGGCGACGACAATCTTCTCAGTGTCGTCTATTTTCAAATTTGCATATCCGAAAGTAATAAATTGTcgactaaaatattatctaaatgGAGCACAGCGTCCGCGCATTCCGCACAAATCGTTG GTGTGAGATTTAAAgatgagaaaatatatagcGTGGGAATAGACCAACTATTTATTACCCACAAATACGTGTATTCCAATGGAGTCATATGTGTAGATATCTTAAATCAAGTATTTACGTCTGTTACGGATGTGCAAGGCATGGAGTTGTATTCTGAGAC GGACGGTGATCATGTTTGTATATATGGACGAGGATTTGAAATACTGTCCGTTTGA